Proteins from a single region of Microbacterium sp. zg-Y818:
- the gcvH gene encoding glycine cleavage system protein GcvH has protein sequence MADLTTLHYTAEHEWIAVDGDVATIGITDYAAQQLGDVVFVELPSPGSTVTAGQVCGEIESTKSVGELYAPASGEVVEVNEDVVADPSVVNTDAFGSGWLIKLRIDGASLGDTLDRAGYLALTGGDA, from the coding sequence ATGGCCGACCTCACCACCCTCCACTACACCGCCGAGCACGAGTGGATCGCCGTCGACGGCGACGTCGCGACGATCGGCATCACCGACTACGCCGCGCAGCAGCTGGGCGACGTCGTCTTCGTCGAGCTGCCGAGCCCCGGCTCCACCGTCACCGCCGGGCAGGTGTGCGGGGAGATCGAGTCCACGAAGTCGGTCGGCGAGCTCTACGCGCCGGCTTCGGGCGAGGTCGTGGAGGTCAACGAAGACGTCGTGGCCGACCCCTCGGTGGTCAACACCGACGCGTTCGGCAGCGGATGGCTGATCAAGCTGCGCATCGACGGGGCGTCGCTGGGCGACACGCTCGACCGCGCCGGCTATCTCGCCCTCACCGGCGGCGACGCATGA